A single region of the Ornithorhynchus anatinus isolate Pmale09 chromosome 6, mOrnAna1.pri.v4, whole genome shotgun sequence genome encodes:
- the HEPH gene encoding hephaestin isoform X2, which produces MRVPAPWPLLGALLTLWELRPCPAEAATRTYYLGIRDRMWNYAPERENRIAGRKIDSDPVASKFLSPGKDRIGGTYLKTVYLEYTDGSYATEVTRPRWLGFLGPVLRAEVGDTIRIHLRNFASRPYTIHPHGVFYEKDSEGSLYPDGTSGRHKADDSVLPGSSHVYNWTIPEDHGPTEADPACLTWIYHSHIDAPRDIASGLIGALLTCKRGTLDGGHTNHRRDVDREFFLLFSVVDENLSWHLEENIQRSCTDPASVDKEDKAFQESNRMHAINGYVFGNLPDLSMCAHEHVAWHLFGMGSEVDVHTAFFHGQMLTIRGHRTDVANLFPATFVAAEMVPQNSGTWLLSCQVGSHLRDGMQALYRVKVCSAVPRQPPLPGRLRQYFIASNEILWDYGPTGRDGSTGTSLKEPGSEAWKFFQKGPSRIGGKYLKVVYRGFTDATFTKEQPQSEEMKHLGLLGPVIKAEVGDTIQVVFYNRASRPYSIQPHGVFYQKAFEGTVYSNGSALSGLFAKPLERVTYLWTVPAHAGPTAVDPDCLTWLYSSAVDPVRDTNSGLVGPLLVCKPGTLTDSGKQKGVDKEFFLLFTIFDENESWYRDSNEKTAMLDPKQFSWDDVNFQESNKMHAVNGFLFSNLPRLDMCKGDRVSWHLLGLGTETDMHGAMFQGNTVQLYGMRKGAAMLFPHTFATVLMEPNNPGSFEIYCQAGRHLQAGMKAIYNVKQCRPDAPAARPRYQAARTYYIMAEEVEWDYSPDRSWERERHSEDGKESYGHVFLSKEGGLLGSKYKKAVYREYTDGSFTTASPRSSAEKHLGILGPLLRGEVGDILTIVFKNQASRAFSVHAHGVLEQGGSHVPYAEPGEVITYQWNIPEQSGPGPDDSACVPWIYYSAVDPIKDMYSGLVGPLAICRKGTLDPLGKRRDMDREFALLFLIFDENQSWYLQENVAVYGGRESDGSSLPNETFIESNKMHAINGKLYANLPGLTMHQGERVSWYLLAMGQDIDLHTVHFHAESVLYRNGKTHRADVVDLFPGTFEVVEMLASNPGTWLLHCHVADHIHAGMEGLFTVLPRKESVVIDPAQEIATSAAPAGSEQGQVRMLGLEMAEQNAQLLTIGLLVSGVILFLMTVALAAMVWYQRRQRRLRRNRRSILDDSFKLLAMK; this is translated from the exons ATGCGGGTCCCGGCCCCGTGGCCCCTCCTCGGGGCCCTGCTGACCCTCTGGGAGCTGCGGCCCTGCCCGGCCGAAGCGGCCACCCGCACCTACTACCTGGGCATCCGGGACCGGATGTGGAACTACGCTCCGGAGAGGGAGAATCGGATCGCCGGACGGAAGATCGACAGCGACCC tgtGGCTTCCAAATTCCTGAGCCCCGGCAAGGACCGGATTGGGGGCACCTACCTGAAGACGGTCTACCTGGAGTACACCGACGGCTCCTACGCTACCGAGGTGACCCGGCCCCGCTGGCTGGGATTCCTAGGGCCGGTGCTGCGGGCCGAGGTGGGAGACACCATCCGCATCCACCTGAGGAACTTTGCCAGCCGCCCCTACACCATTCACCCCCACGGCGTCTTCTACGAGAAGGACTCAGAAG GCTCCCTGTACCCGGATGGCACCTCGGGGCGGCACAAAGCAGATGACTCGGTCCTGCCGGGAAGCAGCCACGTCTACAACTGGACAATCCCCGAGGACCACGGGCCCACGGAAGCTGACCCCGCCTGCCTCACGTGGATTTACCACTCCCATATAGATGCCCCGCGGGACATCGCCTCGGGCCTCATCGGAGCCCTGCTCACCTGCAAGAGAG GAACCCTGGATGGAGGCCACACAAACCACCGGAGGGACGTGGACCGTGAATTCTTCCTGCTGTTCAGTGTGGTGGACGAGAACCTGAGCTGGCACCTGGAGGAGAACATCCAACGCTCCTGCACCGACCCGGCCAGTGTGGACAAGGAGGACAAAGCTTTCCAGGAGAGCAACAGGATGCATG CGATCAATGGCTATGTCTTCGGCAACCTTCCTGACCTGAGCATGTGTGCCCACGAGCACGTGGCCTGGCACCTCTTTGGCATGGGCAGCGAGGTGGACGTGCACACAGCCTTCTTCCACGGACAGATGCTGACCATCCGGGGCCACCGAACGGACGTGGCCAACCTGTTCCCGGCCACCTTCGTGGCAGCCGAGATGGTGCCCCAGAACTCCGGCACCTGGCTGCTCAGCTGTCAAGTGGGCAGCCACCTGAGAG ACGGGATGCAGGCTCTCTATAGGGTGAAGGTGTGCTCGGCAGTGCCCCGCCAGCCCCCGCTGCCCGGCAGGCTCCGCCAGTATTTCATCGCCTCCAACGAGATCCTCTGGGACTACGGGCCGACGGGCCGGGACGGCAGCACTGGAACCAGCCTGAAGGAGCCGGGCag CGAGGCCTGGAAGTTCTTTCAGAAGGGGCCCAGCAGGATCGGTGGCAAATACTTGAAAGTAGTGTACCGAGGGTTCACGGACGCCACGTTCACGAAGGAGCAGCCGCAGTCTGAGGAGATGAAGCACCTGGGCCTTTTGG GTCCCGTGATTAAGGCTGAGGTGGGAGACACTATCCAGGTGGTCTTCTATAACCGGGCGTCCAGGCCGTACAGCATCCAACCCCACGGCGTGTTCTATCAGAAGGCCTTCGAGGGCACCGTGTACAGCAACG ggTCGGCCCTGTCCGGCCTATTCGCCAAGCCCCTGGAGAGAGTCACGTATCTCTGGACGGTGCCGGCCCACGCCGGCCCCACGGCCGTGGACCCCGACTGCCTCACCTGGCTCTACTCCTCGGCTGTGGACCCCGTCAGGGACACCAACTCGGGCCTCGTGGGCCCCCTGCTTGTCTGCAAGCCCGGCACCCTGACCGACAGCGGCAAGCAG aaaggagtggacaaggagttcttcctcctcttcaccatCTTCGATGAAAACGAGAGCTGGTACCGGGACAGTAACGAGAAGACTGCCATGTTGGACCCTAAACAGTTTTCCTGGGATGACGTGAACTTCCAGGAATCCAACAAGATGCATG CTGTTAACGGGTTCCTGTTCTCTAACCTGCCCAGACTGGACATGTGCAAGGGAGACCGTGTGTCCTGGCACCTGCTCGGGCTGGGCACTGAGACGGACATGCACGGAGCCATGTTCCAGGGCAACACGGTCCAGCTGTACGGCATGAGGAAGGGGGCGGCCATGTTGTTCCCCCACACCTTCGCCACGGTGCTCATGGAGCCCAACAACCCAG GGTCCTTTGAGATTTACTGCCAAGCGGGCCGCCACCTCCAGGCCGGGATGAAGGCCATCTACAACGTCAAGCAGTGCCGCCCCGATGCCCCTGCTGCCCGGCCACGCTACCAGGCCGCCCGGACCTACTACATCATGGCCGAGGAGGTGGAATGGGACTATTCCCCGGACCGGAGTTGGGAGCGGGAACGGCACAGTGAGGACGGGAAGGAGAG CTACGGCCACGTCTTTCTGAGCAAGGAAGGCGGGCTGCTGGGGTCCAAGTACAAGAAGGCCGTGTACAGGGAGTACACAGACGGCTCGTTCACCACCGCCAGCCCCCGGTCCAGCGCCGAGAAGCACCTGGGAATTCTAG ggcCCCTGCTCCGAGGAGAGGTGGGTGACATCCTGACCATCGTGTTCAAGAACCAGGCCAGCCGGGCCTTCTCCGTGCACGCGCACGGGGtgctggagcagggagggagccaCGTGCCCTACGCCGAGCCCG gtgAGGTGATCACGTACCAGTGGAACATCCCAGAGCAGTCGGGGCCCGGCCCCGACGACTCGGCCTGCGTCCCCTGGATCTATTACTCAGCAGTCGATCCCATCAAG GACATGTACAGTGGCCTGGTTGGGCCTCTGGCCATCTGCCGGAAGGGGACCCTCGACCCTCTCGGGAAGCGGAGAGACATGGATCGGGAATTCGCCCTGCTCTTCCTCATCTTCGACGAGAACCAGTCGTGGTACCTGCAGGAGAACGTGGCCGTCTACGGCGGCCGGGAGTCGGACGGATCGAGCTTGCCAAACGAGACCTTCATTGAGAGCAACAAGATGCACG CCATCAACGGGAAGCTGTATGCCAACCTGCCGGGCCTGACCATGCaccagggagagagagtgagctggTACCTGCTGGCCATGGGTCAAGACATCGACCTCCACACTGTCCACTTCCACGCCGAGAGCGTCCTCTATCGC AACGGAAAGACTCATCGGGCAGATGTGGTGGATCTGTTCCCTGGCACCTTTGAGGTGGTGGAGATGTTGGCCAGCAACCCCGGGACTTGGCTGCTGCACTGTCACGTGGCCGACCACATCCACGCTGGCATGGAGGGTCTCTTCACCGTCCTACCCAGAAAAG AATCAGTGGTCATCGATCCCGCTCAGGAAATAG CGACCTCTGCGGCCCCTGCAGGCAGCGAGCAGGGCCAGGTGAggatgctgggattagaaatggCCGAGCAGAACGCCCAGTTGCTGACCATCGGACTGCTGGTCTCGGGGGTCATCCTGTTCCTCATGACCGTGGCCCTGGCCGCCATGGTCTGGTACCAACGCAggcagaggaggctgaggagaaatCGGAGGTCTATCCTGGACGACAGCTTCAAACTCCTGGCGATGAAGTAG
- the HEPH gene encoding hephaestin isoform X1 — protein sequence MRVPAPWPLLGALLTLWELRPCPAEAATRTYYLGIRDRMWNYAPERENRIAGRKIDSDPVASKFLSPGKDRIGGTYLKTVYLEYTDGSYATEVTRPRWLGFLGPVLRAEVGDTIRIHLRNFASRPYTIHPHGVFYEKDSEGSLYPDGTSGRHKADDSVLPGSSHVYNWTIPEDHGPTEADPACLTWIYHSHIDAPRDIASGLIGALLTCKRGTLDGGHTNHRRDVDREFFLLFSVVDENLSWHLEENIQRSCTDPASVDKEDKAFQESNRMHAINGYVFGNLPDLSMCAHEHVAWHLFGMGSEVDVHTAFFHGQMLTIRGHRTDVANLFPATFVAAEMVPQNSGTWLLSCQVGSHLRDGMQALYRVKVCSAVPRQPPLPGRLRQYFIASNEILWDYGPTGRDGSTGTSLKEPGSEAWKFFQKGPSRIGGKYLKVVYRGFTDATFTKEQPQSEEMKHLGLLGPVIKAEVGDTIQVVFYNRASRPYSIQPHGVFYQKAFEGTVYSNGSALSGLFAKPLERVTYLWTVPAHAGPTAVDPDCLTWLYSSAVDPVRDTNSGLVGPLLVCKPGTLTDSGKQVWGKSRRDSWVPGDENVEQSSGSVPKGVDKEFFLLFTIFDENESWYRDSNEKTAMLDPKQFSWDDVNFQESNKMHAVNGFLFSNLPRLDMCKGDRVSWHLLGLGTETDMHGAMFQGNTVQLYGMRKGAAMLFPHTFATVLMEPNNPGSFEIYCQAGRHLQAGMKAIYNVKQCRPDAPAARPRYQAARTYYIMAEEVEWDYSPDRSWERERHSEDGKESYGHVFLSKEGGLLGSKYKKAVYREYTDGSFTTASPRSSAEKHLGILGPLLRGEVGDILTIVFKNQASRAFSVHAHGVLEQGGSHVPYAEPGEVITYQWNIPEQSGPGPDDSACVPWIYYSAVDPIKDMYSGLVGPLAICRKGTLDPLGKRRDMDREFALLFLIFDENQSWYLQENVAVYGGRESDGSSLPNETFIESNKMHAINGKLYANLPGLTMHQGERVSWYLLAMGQDIDLHTVHFHAESVLYRNGKTHRADVVDLFPGTFEVVEMLASNPGTWLLHCHVADHIHAGMEGLFTVLPRKESVVIDPAQEIATSAAPAGSEQGQVRMLGLEMAEQNAQLLTIGLLVSGVILFLMTVALAAMVWYQRRQRRLRRNRRSILDDSFKLLAMK from the exons ATGCGGGTCCCGGCCCCGTGGCCCCTCCTCGGGGCCCTGCTGACCCTCTGGGAGCTGCGGCCCTGCCCGGCCGAAGCGGCCACCCGCACCTACTACCTGGGCATCCGGGACCGGATGTGGAACTACGCTCCGGAGAGGGAGAATCGGATCGCCGGACGGAAGATCGACAGCGACCC tgtGGCTTCCAAATTCCTGAGCCCCGGCAAGGACCGGATTGGGGGCACCTACCTGAAGACGGTCTACCTGGAGTACACCGACGGCTCCTACGCTACCGAGGTGACCCGGCCCCGCTGGCTGGGATTCCTAGGGCCGGTGCTGCGGGCCGAGGTGGGAGACACCATCCGCATCCACCTGAGGAACTTTGCCAGCCGCCCCTACACCATTCACCCCCACGGCGTCTTCTACGAGAAGGACTCAGAAG GCTCCCTGTACCCGGATGGCACCTCGGGGCGGCACAAAGCAGATGACTCGGTCCTGCCGGGAAGCAGCCACGTCTACAACTGGACAATCCCCGAGGACCACGGGCCCACGGAAGCTGACCCCGCCTGCCTCACGTGGATTTACCACTCCCATATAGATGCCCCGCGGGACATCGCCTCGGGCCTCATCGGAGCCCTGCTCACCTGCAAGAGAG GAACCCTGGATGGAGGCCACACAAACCACCGGAGGGACGTGGACCGTGAATTCTTCCTGCTGTTCAGTGTGGTGGACGAGAACCTGAGCTGGCACCTGGAGGAGAACATCCAACGCTCCTGCACCGACCCGGCCAGTGTGGACAAGGAGGACAAAGCTTTCCAGGAGAGCAACAGGATGCATG CGATCAATGGCTATGTCTTCGGCAACCTTCCTGACCTGAGCATGTGTGCCCACGAGCACGTGGCCTGGCACCTCTTTGGCATGGGCAGCGAGGTGGACGTGCACACAGCCTTCTTCCACGGACAGATGCTGACCATCCGGGGCCACCGAACGGACGTGGCCAACCTGTTCCCGGCCACCTTCGTGGCAGCCGAGATGGTGCCCCAGAACTCCGGCACCTGGCTGCTCAGCTGTCAAGTGGGCAGCCACCTGAGAG ACGGGATGCAGGCTCTCTATAGGGTGAAGGTGTGCTCGGCAGTGCCCCGCCAGCCCCCGCTGCCCGGCAGGCTCCGCCAGTATTTCATCGCCTCCAACGAGATCCTCTGGGACTACGGGCCGACGGGCCGGGACGGCAGCACTGGAACCAGCCTGAAGGAGCCGGGCag CGAGGCCTGGAAGTTCTTTCAGAAGGGGCCCAGCAGGATCGGTGGCAAATACTTGAAAGTAGTGTACCGAGGGTTCACGGACGCCACGTTCACGAAGGAGCAGCCGCAGTCTGAGGAGATGAAGCACCTGGGCCTTTTGG GTCCCGTGATTAAGGCTGAGGTGGGAGACACTATCCAGGTGGTCTTCTATAACCGGGCGTCCAGGCCGTACAGCATCCAACCCCACGGCGTGTTCTATCAGAAGGCCTTCGAGGGCACCGTGTACAGCAACG ggTCGGCCCTGTCCGGCCTATTCGCCAAGCCCCTGGAGAGAGTCACGTATCTCTGGACGGTGCCGGCCCACGCCGGCCCCACGGCCGTGGACCCCGACTGCCTCACCTGGCTCTACTCCTCGGCTGTGGACCCCGTCAGGGACACCAACTCGGGCCTCGTGGGCCCCCTGCTTGTCTGCAAGCCCGGCACCCTGACCGACAGCGGCAAGCAGGTGTGGGGAAAGTCGCGgcgggactcctgggtccccgGGGATGAGAATGTGGAGCAGAGCAGCGGATCGGTTCCG aaaggagtggacaaggagttcttcctcctcttcaccatCTTCGATGAAAACGAGAGCTGGTACCGGGACAGTAACGAGAAGACTGCCATGTTGGACCCTAAACAGTTTTCCTGGGATGACGTGAACTTCCAGGAATCCAACAAGATGCATG CTGTTAACGGGTTCCTGTTCTCTAACCTGCCCAGACTGGACATGTGCAAGGGAGACCGTGTGTCCTGGCACCTGCTCGGGCTGGGCACTGAGACGGACATGCACGGAGCCATGTTCCAGGGCAACACGGTCCAGCTGTACGGCATGAGGAAGGGGGCGGCCATGTTGTTCCCCCACACCTTCGCCACGGTGCTCATGGAGCCCAACAACCCAG GGTCCTTTGAGATTTACTGCCAAGCGGGCCGCCACCTCCAGGCCGGGATGAAGGCCATCTACAACGTCAAGCAGTGCCGCCCCGATGCCCCTGCTGCCCGGCCACGCTACCAGGCCGCCCGGACCTACTACATCATGGCCGAGGAGGTGGAATGGGACTATTCCCCGGACCGGAGTTGGGAGCGGGAACGGCACAGTGAGGACGGGAAGGAGAG CTACGGCCACGTCTTTCTGAGCAAGGAAGGCGGGCTGCTGGGGTCCAAGTACAAGAAGGCCGTGTACAGGGAGTACACAGACGGCTCGTTCACCACCGCCAGCCCCCGGTCCAGCGCCGAGAAGCACCTGGGAATTCTAG ggcCCCTGCTCCGAGGAGAGGTGGGTGACATCCTGACCATCGTGTTCAAGAACCAGGCCAGCCGGGCCTTCTCCGTGCACGCGCACGGGGtgctggagcagggagggagccaCGTGCCCTACGCCGAGCCCG gtgAGGTGATCACGTACCAGTGGAACATCCCAGAGCAGTCGGGGCCCGGCCCCGACGACTCGGCCTGCGTCCCCTGGATCTATTACTCAGCAGTCGATCCCATCAAG GACATGTACAGTGGCCTGGTTGGGCCTCTGGCCATCTGCCGGAAGGGGACCCTCGACCCTCTCGGGAAGCGGAGAGACATGGATCGGGAATTCGCCCTGCTCTTCCTCATCTTCGACGAGAACCAGTCGTGGTACCTGCAGGAGAACGTGGCCGTCTACGGCGGCCGGGAGTCGGACGGATCGAGCTTGCCAAACGAGACCTTCATTGAGAGCAACAAGATGCACG CCATCAACGGGAAGCTGTATGCCAACCTGCCGGGCCTGACCATGCaccagggagagagagtgagctggTACCTGCTGGCCATGGGTCAAGACATCGACCTCCACACTGTCCACTTCCACGCCGAGAGCGTCCTCTATCGC AACGGAAAGACTCATCGGGCAGATGTGGTGGATCTGTTCCCTGGCACCTTTGAGGTGGTGGAGATGTTGGCCAGCAACCCCGGGACTTGGCTGCTGCACTGTCACGTGGCCGACCACATCCACGCTGGCATGGAGGGTCTCTTCACCGTCCTACCCAGAAAAG AATCAGTGGTCATCGATCCCGCTCAGGAAATAG CGACCTCTGCGGCCCCTGCAGGCAGCGAGCAGGGCCAGGTGAggatgctgggattagaaatggCCGAGCAGAACGCCCAGTTGCTGACCATCGGACTGCTGGTCTCGGGGGTCATCCTGTTCCTCATGACCGTGGCCCTGGCCGCCATGGTCTGGTACCAACGCAggcagaggaggctgaggagaaatCGGAGGTCTATCCTGGACGACAGCTTCAAACTCCTGGCGATGAAGTAG
- the HEPH gene encoding hephaestin isoform X3 has protein sequence MHAINGYVFGNLPDLSMCAHEHVAWHLFGMGSEVDVHTAFFHGQMLTIRGHRTDVANLFPATFVAAEMVPQNSGTWLLSCQVGSHLRDGMQALYRVKVCSAVPRQPPLPGRLRQYFIASNEILWDYGPTGRDGSTGTSLKEPGSEAWKFFQKGPSRIGGKYLKVVYRGFTDATFTKEQPQSEEMKHLGLLGPVIKAEVGDTIQVVFYNRASRPYSIQPHGVFYQKAFEGTVYSNGSALSGLFAKPLERVTYLWTVPAHAGPTAVDPDCLTWLYSSAVDPVRDTNSGLVGPLLVCKPGTLTDSGKQVWGKSRRDSWVPGDENVEQSSGSVPKGVDKEFFLLFTIFDENESWYRDSNEKTAMLDPKQFSWDDVNFQESNKMHAVNGFLFSNLPRLDMCKGDRVSWHLLGLGTETDMHGAMFQGNTVQLYGMRKGAAMLFPHTFATVLMEPNNPGSFEIYCQAGRHLQAGMKAIYNVKQCRPDAPAARPRYQAARTYYIMAEEVEWDYSPDRSWERERHSEDGKESYGHVFLSKEGGLLGSKYKKAVYREYTDGSFTTASPRSSAEKHLGILGPLLRGEVGDILTIVFKNQASRAFSVHAHGVLEQGGSHVPYAEPGEVITYQWNIPEQSGPGPDDSACVPWIYYSAVDPIKDMYSGLVGPLAICRKGTLDPLGKRRDMDREFALLFLIFDENQSWYLQENVAVYGGRESDGSSLPNETFIESNKMHAINGKLYANLPGLTMHQGERVSWYLLAMGQDIDLHTVHFHAESVLYRNGKTHRADVVDLFPGTFEVVEMLASNPGTWLLHCHVADHIHAGMEGLFTVLPRKESVVIDPAQEIATSAAPAGSEQGQVRMLGLEMAEQNAQLLTIGLLVSGVILFLMTVALAAMVWYQRRQRRLRRNRRSILDDSFKLLAMK, from the exons ATGCATG CGATCAATGGCTATGTCTTCGGCAACCTTCCTGACCTGAGCATGTGTGCCCACGAGCACGTGGCCTGGCACCTCTTTGGCATGGGCAGCGAGGTGGACGTGCACACAGCCTTCTTCCACGGACAGATGCTGACCATCCGGGGCCACCGAACGGACGTGGCCAACCTGTTCCCGGCCACCTTCGTGGCAGCCGAGATGGTGCCCCAGAACTCCGGCACCTGGCTGCTCAGCTGTCAAGTGGGCAGCCACCTGAGAG ACGGGATGCAGGCTCTCTATAGGGTGAAGGTGTGCTCGGCAGTGCCCCGCCAGCCCCCGCTGCCCGGCAGGCTCCGCCAGTATTTCATCGCCTCCAACGAGATCCTCTGGGACTACGGGCCGACGGGCCGGGACGGCAGCACTGGAACCAGCCTGAAGGAGCCGGGCag CGAGGCCTGGAAGTTCTTTCAGAAGGGGCCCAGCAGGATCGGTGGCAAATACTTGAAAGTAGTGTACCGAGGGTTCACGGACGCCACGTTCACGAAGGAGCAGCCGCAGTCTGAGGAGATGAAGCACCTGGGCCTTTTGG GTCCCGTGATTAAGGCTGAGGTGGGAGACACTATCCAGGTGGTCTTCTATAACCGGGCGTCCAGGCCGTACAGCATCCAACCCCACGGCGTGTTCTATCAGAAGGCCTTCGAGGGCACCGTGTACAGCAACG ggTCGGCCCTGTCCGGCCTATTCGCCAAGCCCCTGGAGAGAGTCACGTATCTCTGGACGGTGCCGGCCCACGCCGGCCCCACGGCCGTGGACCCCGACTGCCTCACCTGGCTCTACTCCTCGGCTGTGGACCCCGTCAGGGACACCAACTCGGGCCTCGTGGGCCCCCTGCTTGTCTGCAAGCCCGGCACCCTGACCGACAGCGGCAAGCAGGTGTGGGGAAAGTCGCGgcgggactcctgggtccccgGGGATGAGAATGTGGAGCAGAGCAGCGGATCGGTTCCG aaaggagtggacaaggagttcttcctcctcttcaccatCTTCGATGAAAACGAGAGCTGGTACCGGGACAGTAACGAGAAGACTGCCATGTTGGACCCTAAACAGTTTTCCTGGGATGACGTGAACTTCCAGGAATCCAACAAGATGCATG CTGTTAACGGGTTCCTGTTCTCTAACCTGCCCAGACTGGACATGTGCAAGGGAGACCGTGTGTCCTGGCACCTGCTCGGGCTGGGCACTGAGACGGACATGCACGGAGCCATGTTCCAGGGCAACACGGTCCAGCTGTACGGCATGAGGAAGGGGGCGGCCATGTTGTTCCCCCACACCTTCGCCACGGTGCTCATGGAGCCCAACAACCCAG GGTCCTTTGAGATTTACTGCCAAGCGGGCCGCCACCTCCAGGCCGGGATGAAGGCCATCTACAACGTCAAGCAGTGCCGCCCCGATGCCCCTGCTGCCCGGCCACGCTACCAGGCCGCCCGGACCTACTACATCATGGCCGAGGAGGTGGAATGGGACTATTCCCCGGACCGGAGTTGGGAGCGGGAACGGCACAGTGAGGACGGGAAGGAGAG CTACGGCCACGTCTTTCTGAGCAAGGAAGGCGGGCTGCTGGGGTCCAAGTACAAGAAGGCCGTGTACAGGGAGTACACAGACGGCTCGTTCACCACCGCCAGCCCCCGGTCCAGCGCCGAGAAGCACCTGGGAATTCTAG ggcCCCTGCTCCGAGGAGAGGTGGGTGACATCCTGACCATCGTGTTCAAGAACCAGGCCAGCCGGGCCTTCTCCGTGCACGCGCACGGGGtgctggagcagggagggagccaCGTGCCCTACGCCGAGCCCG gtgAGGTGATCACGTACCAGTGGAACATCCCAGAGCAGTCGGGGCCCGGCCCCGACGACTCGGCCTGCGTCCCCTGGATCTATTACTCAGCAGTCGATCCCATCAAG GACATGTACAGTGGCCTGGTTGGGCCTCTGGCCATCTGCCGGAAGGGGACCCTCGACCCTCTCGGGAAGCGGAGAGACATGGATCGGGAATTCGCCCTGCTCTTCCTCATCTTCGACGAGAACCAGTCGTGGTACCTGCAGGAGAACGTGGCCGTCTACGGCGGCCGGGAGTCGGACGGATCGAGCTTGCCAAACGAGACCTTCATTGAGAGCAACAAGATGCACG CCATCAACGGGAAGCTGTATGCCAACCTGCCGGGCCTGACCATGCaccagggagagagagtgagctggTACCTGCTGGCCATGGGTCAAGACATCGACCTCCACACTGTCCACTTCCACGCCGAGAGCGTCCTCTATCGC AACGGAAAGACTCATCGGGCAGATGTGGTGGATCTGTTCCCTGGCACCTTTGAGGTGGTGGAGATGTTGGCCAGCAACCCCGGGACTTGGCTGCTGCACTGTCACGTGGCCGACCACATCCACGCTGGCATGGAGGGTCTCTTCACCGTCCTACCCAGAAAAG AATCAGTGGTCATCGATCCCGCTCAGGAAATAG CGACCTCTGCGGCCCCTGCAGGCAGCGAGCAGGGCCAGGTGAggatgctgggattagaaatggCCGAGCAGAACGCCCAGTTGCTGACCATCGGACTGCTGGTCTCGGGGGTCATCCTGTTCCTCATGACCGTGGCCCTGGCCGCCATGGTCTGGTACCAACGCAggcagaggaggctgaggagaaatCGGAGGTCTATCCTGGACGACAGCTTCAAACTCCTGGCGATGAAGTAG